One genomic segment of Nothobranchius furzeri strain GRZ-AD chromosome 10, NfurGRZ-RIMD1, whole genome shotgun sequence includes these proteins:
- the zgc:101858 gene encoding 3-oxoacyl-[acyl-carrier-protein] reductase FabG: MASSDAFKVSSLRGKVALITGASSGIGAGTSVLFAKLGALLALNGRDVSNLQKVAKQCTDSGATEPLLVPGDLTDEETVRKTVEQTISHFGRLDVLVNSAGILAMGSIENTDLAQYDKVMNINVRSVYFLTQLCVPHLIKTKGSIVNVSSVNGQRSFPGVLAYCMSKSAIDQFTSCIALELASKQVRVNSVCPGVIITDVHRRAGLDDGQYAQFLDRCKQTHALGRPGEVEEVAHSIAFLASDAASFITGVNLPIDGGRHAMCPR, translated from the exons ATGGCTTCAAGCGACGCGTTTAAA GTGTCTTCCCTGCGGGGGAAGGTGGCCCTGATAACGGGAGCCAGCTCGGGCATCGGAGCTGGAACGAGCGTCCTGTTCGCTAAACTCGGAGCTCTGCTGGCTCTGAACGGCCGCGACGTGTCAAACCTCCAAAAAGTGGCCAAACAGTGCACTGACAGTGGGGCTACCGAG CCTTTGCTTGTTCCTGGAGATCTGACTGATGAGGAGACCGTGAGGAAAACGGTGGAACAAACCATCTCCCACTTCGGCCGACTGGATGTTCTGGTGAACAGTGCTGGCATCCTGGCAATGGGCAGCATCGAGAACACAGACCTGGCTCAGTATGACAAGGTCATGAACATCAATGTCAG ATCGGTTTACTTCCTGACTCAGCTGTGTGTGCCCCATCTGATCAAAACCAAAGGCTCAATAGTGAATGTGTCCAGTGTGAATGGACAGAGATCT TTTCCTGGTGTGTTGGCTTACTGCATGTCCAAATCTGCCATTGATCAGTTTACAAGCTGTATAGCACTTG AGCTGGCATCCAAGCAGGTCAGAGTGAACTCTGTCTG TCCTGGTGTGATCATAACAGATGTCCACAGGAGGGCGGGGCTGGATGATGGACAGTATGCTCAG TTCCTTGATAGATGCAAGCAGACCCACGCGCTCGGTCGGCCCGGTGAGGTGGAGGAGGTGGCGCACAGCATCGCCTTCCTGGCATCTGATGCTGCTAGCTTCATCACCGGTGTGAACCTGCCTATCGACGGCGGTCGCCATGCCATGTGCCCACGATGA